One window from the genome of Gopherus evgoodei ecotype Sinaloan lineage chromosome 2, rGopEvg1_v1.p, whole genome shotgun sequence encodes:
- the GKN2 gene encoding gastrokine-2 has translation MNTVATVIAVLGVFWIQAYSYEIYSLPGTNGDYVQQTVTISNELHIADIHIHAGICSSDTIFDYKHGYIATRLFSRRACFILKMEKGYIPELEEIGRLAYEKQMMNKMFSQKNLWVQYEPSDSIIGEIKEWLIFGKPIEKLCKGVPVYRVHKVEGAIRAGGCAKAGILGILGISICGKIDI, from the exons ATGAACACAGTT GCTACAGTAATTGCTGTGCTGGGAGTCTTCTGGATTCAAGCTTATTCATATGAA ATTTATAGCCTCCCAGGAACAAATGGTGACTATGTCCAGCAAACTGTGACTATTAGCAATGAACTTCATATTGCTGATATCCATATCCATGCTGGGATATGCTCCTCTGATACCATTTTTGACTACAAACAT GGATATATTGCTACAAGGCTGTTTTCCCGGAGGGCCTGCTTTATCTTGAAAATGGAGAAAGGATATATCCCAGAGCTGGAAGAAATTGGACGGCTTGCTTACGAGAAACAG ATGATGAACAAGATGTTTTCCCAGAAAAACCTGTGGGTGCAATATGAACCCAGTGATTCTATAATTGGTGAAATCAAGGAGTGGCTTATCTTTGGTAAACCCATTGAGAAACTCTGCAAAGGTGTGCCTGTCTACAGGGTTCACAAGGTTGAAG GTGCCATAAGAGCTGGTGGCTGTGCTAAGGCAGGAATTCTGGGCATTTTGGGCATTTCAATCTGCGGAAAGATCGATATTTAG